A genome region from Nycticebus coucang isolate mNycCou1 chromosome 4, mNycCou1.pri, whole genome shotgun sequence includes the following:
- the LOC128584266 gene encoding uncharacterized protein LOC128584266, translating into MRAVHGQHMGLKPERGPMLFALVCSSLLAGGPATPTTGAETRELQDPLSRLLSADSLSENSGSLPVLIQLSNGQWHKECRRWVFGRKWGMKPTKCGFRPRCSRAHGATSKRDFGVTAALVTAIATALAAAATATAALATAVPTAAAVNQLSASAAEALRTKTAADRHLRAGLLLVNQRMDILQQQIDDMEKYLSLGCLTSLPSLCITPVPFEPNGTLRNASLQLSRYLLGSWDAEFENLTHQMLNHIVSINSTPVQVITAGNILGKVTSLLSHARNWAGTVALSIILLVAIVFCIKLLLTLRQRQQRDRVMVQQALLALQAGGSPQI; encoded by the exons CTgtttgcgttggtgtgttcgtccctgctggccggtGGCCCAGCGACAccgacaactggtgccgaaacccgggaactTCAGGATCCCCTCTCGAGACTGCTTTCAGCTGACAG TCTGAGTGAGAACAGCGGTTCGTTGCCTGTCCTCATTCAATTATCTAATGGCCAGTGGCACAAAGAGTGCCGCCGTTGGGTTTTTGGACGGAAATGGGGAATGAAACCTACCAAGTGCGGCTTCAGGCCCCGCTGCAG CCGCGCCCATGGAGCCACATCGAAGCGCGACTTCGGAGTCACCGCGGCCCTTGTCACGGCCATCGCCACAGCCCTCGCAGCCGCCGCCACCGCGACTGCAGCCCTTGCCACCGCGGTCCCCACCGCTGCTGCTGTCAACCAATTGTCCGCCTCAGCTGCGGAGGCCCTGCGCACCAAAACCGCCGCAGACAGACACCTTCGTGCGGGACTGTTACTAGTTAACCAAAGAATGGACATTTTACAACAGCAAATAGATGATATGGAAAAATACCTCTCCCTCGGCTGTTTGACCAGCCTACCCTCTCTGTGTATTACCCCCGTCCCTTTTGAACCTAATGGTACCCTGCGTAATGCTTCCTTGCAACTATCCCGTTAccttctggggagctgggatgCGGAATTTGAAAACCTCACCCACCAAATGTTGAATCATATTGTTAGTATCAATAGCACTCCAGTACAAGTAATTACCGCTGGCAATATTCTAGGAAAAGTAACTAGTTTGCTCTCCCATGCCCGCAATTGGGCCGGCACCGTGGCTTTAAGTATTATACTTCTAGTTGCCATAGTCTTTTGCATCAAACTTCTCCTTACCCTCCGCCAAAGACAACAACGAGACCGCGTCATGgtccagcaggccctcctcgccctccaagcaggaggttccCCCCAGATCTGA